ATTGTGGAGCACCTGAACCTGGTCGATTTCCGCAATTATGCGACCGCTGATCTCACCATGCACAGCGGACCGAATGTGCTGGTGGGCAGCAACGGTCAGGGCAAGACCAACCTCGCCGAGGCGATCGTCTTCCTGGCGACGCTCGGCTCGCACCGGGTCTCATCGGATGCTCCGATGGTGCGCGACGGCCACGAATTCGCGGTGATCCGGGCCCGCCTCGCCCATGGAGAGCGCAAGGTGCTCATCGAGGTGCAGCTGAACAGGCAGGGCTCGAACAAGGCGCGCATCAACGGCTCGCCCTCGAAGACCAACGAGCTGCCCCGCTACGCACACGTCGTGCTGTTCGCTCCCGAGGATCTGCAGATCGTCCGCGGTGATCCGTCCGCGCGCAGAAGATTCGCAGATCAGCTGCTGATTCAGCGCACCCCGCGGATGGCCTCGGTCATCGCCGACTACGACCGTGTGCTGCGGCAGCGCACCGCGCTGCTGAAGTCTGCACGGGCTCGCGGAGTCCGCGGTGACGGGCTGTCGACGCTGGACGTATGGGACGACAAGCTCATCGCCCTCGGCTCGGAGATCATCCATGCCCGCCTGCGGCTGGCATCCGATCTGCAGGGACCGCTGACCGAGGCGTACACGGCGATCGCCGGCGCCGACCACCGGCCGCGGCTCGAGTGGGCGCTGTCGGTGCGGGGCGGTGACCCGGAGGAGGGCACCCCGTCGACCGATCCGGAGACCCCGGGCGATGTCAGGGGCGAGATCGAAGAGCAGTTCCGCGCCGCACTGCAGGCTAAGCGCGGCAAGGAGATCGAGCGCGGACTGACTTTGGTCGGCCCACACCGCGACGATCTCATCATGCGCGTGCGCGATCTGCCGGTGAAGGGCTACGCCTCACATGGCGAGTCGTGGTCGGTCGCGCTCGCCCTGCGGCTGGCATCGGCCGAGCTGCTGCGCAGCGAGTCGCCGGCAGGCGACCCGGTGCTCATCCTCGACGACGTCTTCGCCGAACTGGATGCCGACCGCCGCCGCCGCCTTGCGGCGATCACCGCCGAGTACGAGCAGGTGATCGTCACGGCCGCCGTCGAGAATGACATCCCGGATGCTCTGCACCGGCATGTCGTGCGCATCCACGCGGGTACCATCAGCGACGAGCGCGCGGAACGCGCGGAGCAGCACGGCGAGGAGGCGGACGATGACTGATCCGCAGGTCCCCGAGACCGTCGCCACCTACCTGCGCCTGCGCGGGCTCAAGCCCAGTTCGAAGAGCTGGAAGCGCAAGAAGCGGCTGGTCGTCGACGATGACAACGCGCCCTTCACCAAGGGCCGCGACCCCGGCACCCTCGGCGACGTGCTCGCCAAGCTGACCAAGGACTCGGGCTGGGAGAAGAATCTCGCCGCCGAGGATCTGGTGCGCCAGTGGGCGGAGCTTGCCGGCGAAGACACCGCGAAGCACTCCGAGCCGGTCTCGCTCGAGCGCGGCGTGCTCACCGTGAAGTGCGACTCGACCGCCTGGGCGAAGAACCTGCAGTTCATGCGCGGCATCATCATGACCGAGATCACCAACCGCTACCCGGATGCCGGTGTCGAGAACCTGCGCTTCATCGGTCCGGACGTTCCATCGTGGAAATGGGGACCCCGCGTCGTGCCGGGACGGGGCCCACGGGACACCTACGGGTAGGGCATCACGAACGGACCCTCAAGCGCTCAGAATCGCACACACGGCGTTTGAGGCGTATGTCGCCACTCGAAACCCGATAGAATGAGCGGGAAGTTTCGATGTGGAGAACCATTTCTGATGACGCCTGAACCCGCTGCTGACGACAACGACCCGACCACAGGTTCGGGGACCCCGGGGGACGCAGGAGCGGAAGACTCGGCTGCCCGCGACTCCCAGCCCGAATCCCGCAAGGTGCCGGGAGAGTACGGCGCCGACGCGATCCAGATCCTCGAGGGACTCGAGGCGGTCCGCAAGCGACCCGGCATGTACATCGGGTCCACAGGGCCGCGCGGTCTGCACCACCTCGTGTACGAGATCGTCGACAACTCGGTCGATGAGGCCCTCGCCGGCTACGCCGACAACATCGAGGTGACGATCCTCGAGGACGGTGGCGTCCGGGTCGTCGACAACGGCCGCGGCATCCCCGTCGACCCGCACTCCTCCGACCCGACGAAGTCGACGGTCGAGGTCGTGCTGACGATCCTGCACGCCGGTGGAAAGTTCGGCGGCGGCGGATACGCCGTCTCGGGTGGTCTGCACGGCGTGGGCTCGTCGGTCGTGAACGCCTTGTCGACCCGATTCGACGTCGAGATCAAGCGGCAGGGACACGTCTGGCGGCACAGCTTCGCCGCCGGTGGCGTGCCTCAGCAGAAGCTCGAGAAGGGCGAGGAGACCCCTGAGACCGGGACGATCATCACGTTCTGGCCGGACCCCGAGATCTTCACCGAGACGGTCGAGTTCGACTACGAGACCCTACGCACGCGCTTCCAGCAGATGGCGTTCCTGAACAAGGGGCTGCGGATCGAGCTGCGCGACGAACGCCCGGCATCCGCGTACGAGATCGAGGACGAGGGGACGGTCGCCATCCGTCAGCCCGGCGATGTCTTCCTGTACGAGCGTGGTCTGGTCGACTACGTCGAGTACCTGAACCGGGTGCGCAAGGCCGAGACCGTCAATGACGAGATCATCGATTTCGACGCTGAGGACACCGAGCGCAAGATCTCGCTCGAGGTCGCGATGCAGTGGACCACCTCGTACACCGAGAACGTGTTCACCTACGCGAACACGATCAACACGCACGAGGGCGGCACGCACGAAGAGGGCTTCCGCGCGGCGCTCACCAGCCTGGTCAACCGCTACGCCCGGGCGAACAACCTGCTCAAGGAGAAGGACGACAACCTCTCCGGCGACGACGTGCGCGAGGGCCTGACCGCGGTCATCTCGATCAAGCTCGGCGAGCCGCAGTTCGAGGGGCAGACCAAGACCAAGCTCGGCAACACCGAGGCGAAGACGTTCGTGCAGAAGATCGTGAACGATCAGCTCGGCGACTGGTTCGACCGCAACCCCACGCAGGCGAAGAACATCATCCGCAAGGCGATCGACGCGGCCACCGCCCGCATCGCTGCGCGGAAGGCGCGTGAGACCGCGCGTCGCAAGAGCGTGTTCGAGTCGGCCGCGATGCCCGACAAGCTCAAGGACTGCACCAGCAAGGACCCGTCGATCAGCGAGATC
This is a stretch of genomic DNA from Microbacterium sp. YJN-G. It encodes these proteins:
- the gyrB gene encoding DNA topoisomerase (ATP-hydrolyzing) subunit B, giving the protein MTPEPAADDNDPTTGSGTPGDAGAEDSAARDSQPESRKVPGEYGADAIQILEGLEAVRKRPGMYIGSTGPRGLHHLVYEIVDNSVDEALAGYADNIEVTILEDGGVRVVDNGRGIPVDPHSSDPTKSTVEVVLTILHAGGKFGGGGYAVSGGLHGVGSSVVNALSTRFDVEIKRQGHVWRHSFAAGGVPQQKLEKGEETPETGTIITFWPDPEIFTETVEFDYETLRTRFQQMAFLNKGLRIELRDERPASAYEIEDEGTVAIRQPGDVFLYERGLVDYVEYLNRVRKAETVNDEIIDFDAEDTERKISLEVAMQWTTSYTENVFTYANTINTHEGGTHEEGFRAALTSLVNRYARANNLLKEKDDNLSGDDVREGLTAVISIKLGEPQFEGQTKTKLGNTEAKTFVQKIVNDQLGDWFDRNPTQAKNIIRKAIDAATARIAARKARETARRKSVFESAAMPDKLKDCTSKDPSISEIFLVEGDSAGGSAVQGRDPHTQAILALRGKILNVERARLDKALGNKEVQAMIQAFGTGIGEDFDIEKARYHKIVLMADADVDGQHITTLLLTLLFRYMRGLIEAGFVYLAMPPLYRLKWTNAPHEYVYTDVERDALLKDGAANGKRLPKDAGIQRYKGLGEMNAKELWETTMDHTTRTLRQVTIDDAAAADEIFSVLMGEDVESRRTFIQRNAKDVRFLDI
- the recF gene encoding DNA replication/repair protein RecF (All proteins in this family for which functions are known are DNA-binding proteins that assist the filamentation of RecA onto DNA for the initiation of recombination or recombinational repair.); translation: MIVEHLNLVDFRNYATADLTMHSGPNVLVGSNGQGKTNLAEAIVFLATLGSHRVSSDAPMVRDGHEFAVIRARLAHGERKVLIEVQLNRQGSNKARINGSPSKTNELPRYAHVVLFAPEDLQIVRGDPSARRRFADQLLIQRTPRMASVIADYDRVLRQRTALLKSARARGVRGDGLSTLDVWDDKLIALGSEIIHARLRLASDLQGPLTEAYTAIAGADHRPRLEWALSVRGGDPEEGTPSTDPETPGDVRGEIEEQFRAALQAKRGKEIERGLTLVGPHRDDLIMRVRDLPVKGYASHGESWSVALALRLASAELLRSESPAGDPVLILDDVFAELDADRRRRLAAITAEYEQVIVTAAVENDIPDALHRHVVRIHAGTISDERAERAEQHGEEADDD
- a CDS encoding DUF721 domain-containing protein — its product is MTDPQVPETVATYLRLRGLKPSSKSWKRKKRLVVDDDNAPFTKGRDPGTLGDVLAKLTKDSGWEKNLAAEDLVRQWAELAGEDTAKHSEPVSLERGVLTVKCDSTAWAKNLQFMRGIIMTEITNRYPDAGVENLRFIGPDVPSWKWGPRVVPGRGPRDTYG